A stretch of DNA from Arachis hypogaea cultivar Tifrunner chromosome 19, arahy.Tifrunner.gnm2.J5K5, whole genome shotgun sequence:
AATATGCCAATAATACTGTAGCAATTTGAGTGGCGGCCGTACCACGGATTGATCGTCCCGGACGAGTTGCATGCCCATCTTGAGGTGTGTGACATCGTTGCTCCATTGTTGTCGTTCGAGTGTGTCGAGTGGCACCCTGCGGACCGAGTGATGCGTCAGTTTGGATATGCACAACCTCCTCCGCGGGCAGCAAGGGATATTCCACTTGATCAGCATTGCATCGTTCTACGCGGAGTGCAGCTTCATGACTGGACAGTTTTGCATGGGCCATGGATAGAGGAGTGGGCCAACAGGCGGCACAGTCGATTGTGGGATCAGCACCCCCTTCCGACCTGGGATTTTTTACCGACGGTGGAGTACCGGGATTGGTACGTACGCTCCTATGGACATCTGTTGAGATTGACGGAGTACGTTCCTCATGATCCACAGCCACCTGCCCCACAGCCACCTGCCCCACAGCATGCAATGTTTCAGCCGATTCCTTACTATATACCACAGCCACCGGCCTACAGTCATGGTAGCTATCACACTCAGGGCAGCCACCATTCTCAGCACTCTCAGCACAGCCACCACTCTCAGCACAGCCACCCCGGCGTGCTAACTCAGCACGCCCCCCACGTGCTTTCCATTCTCCGCCAACCAGTGATTGCCACGTCAGCACGCCCCCTGCGTGCTGACTAAGCACGCCCCCTGCGTGCTGCCTTGTTGGCTCAACCAGATCAAGCCACGTAGCCTCCACGCCCCCACGTGGTTCATGCAACACGCCCCCTGCGTGTTGTGCCTTCATCTGACACGTCCATCTTTGTGTAATACACACAGTTGCTCCATTTTCAGCCAATACACCATAATGTTTTCCATATTTAAATTAATGAGCCATAGTCGGATggcttgtgtttttttttttaaaaatgacaaaaatgaAATTCCTGGAGTAATATTTAcagaaattaatataaaatagaaaaaaagtgaaacttaataatattgtattatgaTATATTATACAAAAATATGAATATGCAAGTTATAGACTTGCAAAATGCAAGATGTGTTTGTTagtaacaacaaattaaaaaacaaaacctTGTAAAACGTAACATTTTGTATAAGAATGAATGCATGTTCGAAACGTGTCTTCAAGTTATGCTCGTTTAATTTGACTAACTTTGCGTGGGACGAAGCAAACGTAACGTTTTATAATTGCGCAAAATGAGGTGCAATCTGCGTTTCGCAGGTGCACCGCGTTAAACGTTCGTGCATGTACGACACGTGTCTCTTACTTTAATTgtatttttcctttaatttccctTTATATATATGTGTTGCGTCATTTGTGTTTTGCACACTATATTGATGAAGaactttttctcttcttcattagtttaagcaatttttttatttatttatttttaattttaacttaatTAAAATGGTTCTATTAAACATCTGGATAATTctcaatatataaatttttttattttttattggtatattattattattattattattattattattattattattattattattattattattattattattattattatgtgtataCTACCCGGTAATAGCTGGGAATCAATGAAATAGCTCGTGTCGAAGTTCTTCTCCATTACGGTAAAAACTTGTCCTGGACTGGAGCTAGACTTCCTCTTCTTTGGTTGGGGATCACGACCACTTCCGGCTTTGGCTCCTTAGCCCGAAAAACCAAGAATTGGTCCGTCTTACCATGGTCCACTGTACCCGAGAGGCGGCCCAGTGGGAGGCTGAGATTGAACCTCCGGTTCGTCAGGTCGAGGGGTCTCGACTTGAGGTTCAGTGGAATCAGAGCTGCTGTTGTCGTCATCTCCAAAAAAAAATGGGTGATCAAGCGACTCAGGAAACTGTTTCCATCTGCCATCCTAATTGCAAAAGAATAAGAGAAAGCAAGttatagaaaaagaaagttaTGAAGTCGATAACAAAGCAACGATATGCAAATCGAAAAAACGGAAAGATAACAGTAAGGGGCAGGAACTTACCCACACATTCCCGACCAGCTTCCCGGTCACCCATTAGGAGATGGGGTTAAGGTTATTAGAACCAAATATCGGCAACAAAACGTCGGCAATTTGTTGGTTCTGCTGACCTATGCTATCATAGGTGACTTTGATCATATAATTGGAGTCGGCGCTGAAACTCCAGTAGGTCGGAATGCGCCTTTCTCCTTCAAGTGTGAGCCAGAAAGGGTGAAGACCTCAAGCCGATCTCACCTTGAAGAAGGTCTCTTTGAAACAATGAAACGAATCTTCGAAAAGATTGAAGATCCTCTAGTTTTGCACGGCCCGGAAAGAGAGGTAATCTTTCTTATGTTTACTCTCCTGGGAAGGGTTTGTAAGGAGAAAGAAGTAGAGGAAAACCTCCACATATAGTGGCCGAAAGTTCTAAATACTCACAGACCATCTCGAAACAACAAATGTCAGCCTGACTATTGGGATGGAGCTGTGAGGGGGCAACCTCGCATCTGTTCAAGAGGGCCATGATGAAAGGGGAGAAGGGAAGCTGAACTCCCAAAGTAGTGAATATAGGTTTGTACATCCACATCCAGTCAGGAACCAAGGAGCGTCCACGTTGAGCTGGCAAACGTGCTCCTGGGGCCCCGGCACTAGGAGTTCATAATTCGACTCCTCAAGGCCACCTTCACACAATGCTCCAGAGTCGCAGAACTCTTGTAAATCCTCCGCAGTCACCCTGGAAGACGTGCTCGTGACATCGGTAGTACACCAGGTGTAACGATGGGTCGCTGCGTCACACCTACAATTGGGGCATCACTTAAACCGTGAGAATGGGAGAAGGTCCTAAGCCAAAAACTAATTTATCCTACACCTAAACTAATATCATTATGCACTTAATCATTCTAATCTAAACCACAAGAAAAGGAACCTACGACACCCCATTAAAAATTATCTAACAAAGCCAATTTCCAGACCCAAAAGCCAAAAGCAATGGATAAATCATGATAGCAATGGCaagaaataaagtaaaagagtaaagtatcgtttttatctccaacgtttggggtaagtcataaagttgtccctaacatttcaatcgtcctatttaagtccctaacgtttcaaaattgactcaatgttgtcctgccattagggatccgttaacagaattgacggcaggacaaaattgagacgattttgaaatgttggggacaaaaacgatacatagaaataaattttagttttatgcttcaataatatcaattttttactgtacatagcattcaattattttttaatcacatctaagtaaattacacttaatcacattactttcattctaaataaattaattttttataattttacacttaaagttataagttaatataaaaatataataaaaaattatttagaatgaaagtagtataattaagtgtaatttacttagatgtgattaaaaaataattgaatattatatacaataaaaaattgatattattaaaggataaaattaaaatttatttctatgtatcatttttgtccccaacgttttcgctctatttaagtccctaacatttcaaaatcgtctGAATTttatcccgccgtcaattctgttaacggatccctaatggcaggacaacattgagccaattttgaaacattagggacttaaataggacaattgaaatgttagggacaactttgagacttaccctaaacgttggggacaaaaacgatactttactctaaagtAAAATAACGTAAACAATATTACTCACCAGGAAAAATGAGTGGAAAAATTTGCAGGAGAACAAATGATGGTATTACTGTGACAGAGTGAATCTCGCAACAAAGAAGAAGGCAAGGAAAGAATGATGAAGTCAGTAAGAAAAGAGGGAAGTTATGGTGGTGGGAGTTACGAAAGAGAAAAGGGAATGGAGAAAATGAAAAGGTAACTGTAACTGAGGAAGAAGAAGCGCGAAAGGCCCAGGAGTAAAATGGACTTTTCTACGCACTTTCAAATCACCCATAAATAGTATTAAATACTCTCAGCACGAGAACTAAAGCGACTTCTCCAAGAAATAACTGGGGACAACTCATGTGCACGAAAAAAGCGCTAGAAGCATGAATCCTGCCATCGAAGTCGCGACCAGAAGAAGACAAATACACACGAAGACACGAGACAAGCTACTGCACCAACTGTAGGTTTCACGACCTGACGTATTGGGGGCACTATTTCGGCCCGACGGATCCACCATCCGATTAACCGACAGCGTCCTTCGCATGAAGCCATCCCCCTAATGATAATCTGGACAGCTGGCAGAAGCTTCTAGATGAATGGGCCCAAGTGGAAGGTCCCACTCGAGGTTGAAGAATAAAGGGGAGGGACCTACCCCTCCCCCAATGTACGTCATTATTACCCTAATTGGCCGCCTCTTAGTATAGACACTTACTTtagcatcagagtgtctttgtaAGTGGCCCCACTTGCCGATCTACCCACACCCTTAGGACTCCATCCTGCTTCCCGTCTCTCACGCACAGGTTCCGGCCCTCACTTCTAGTGACCTCTTTACAACCAGTTTGATGAACAAACGAACAATGGCACCGAGATCCCGTTGTGATCGGAGCTACTGCTTTCCACTCCTCCATCTTCAAAGTCCGGTTAGCAAAGAGCTTTTACAAACTAACAGACATGAGGTACGATGAAACCAAAGACCCACAGGAACACGTCATGAttttcgaggccaggatgaatctAGAATGTGTGGGAGGCACTGTCAGATGTCGTGCATTCCCCGTGATCCTGGCAGGACCGGCAATCCACTGGTTCAACTCCCTCCCACAAGGGTCCATAGCTACCTTCATGAATGTCTCTAAAAAATTTCTTAACCAGTTTACCACCCAAATCGCCAAAGCAAGGCACCCAATCAACCTTTTGGATGTGACACAATGGGTTGGCGAACCCACGAGAAAGTACTTGGATCGGTTCAATGACGAGTGCTTAGAGATTGTCGGCCTCATAGACTTCCTGGCCAGTTTATGCCTCACTAATGGCCTGGTGAACGAAGACTTTAGGAAGCACCTAACCACAAAACCTATATGGACGATGCAGGAAATACAATGTATAGCAAGAGAGTATATAAACGATGAGGAGTTCAATCAAGTAGTAGCCGCCAACAAACGGCAGTTAACCACCCTACCGACTCGTGAAACAGGCAATGCGGAGAAACCAAGGGAGGGGCCAAGAGAGGTATCCCCTGGGAGGTCGTTTAATCCATTTTTTCGAGTAGGAAAATTCACAAACTACACTGCCCTGATTGTAGAAGTATTCCAGCAGATAGCTAATAAGGGCATCTTACCCAAGCTAAGGCAGTTGAAAGATCGGACAGGAGGAAACAAGAATCTCTACTATGATTACCACAAGGAATTTGGCCACAAGACACAGGATTGTTTTGACTTAAAAGATACGTTGGAGCAAGCCATCTGAAAAAGGAAGCTGAATGAATTCTCACGGTTCATCCAGGaacaagaaaaagggaaaaagagcGCTCCGAGGAAGACCGTGGTTAGACAGTTACGTCGCACGATCACACATTGGAGAAGATAAACCTAGCATGGGTTGGCAGTGTAGAGACACCGAACCATTAGACACCCAAGAGTCTATCGAgcgtaaatccgacggtaatcttGTCCTAAATTTGAATCGTGAACTCTCTCCTCTTTCATTTTTgaactactctctctctctctctctctctctcacacacacacacacacacacaaaccaTCTCCGGCAGCCCGTCCCCTTCACCAATGTCGGCCACCACCAATAGCGTTCAAAGACTGGGTAGACTCCTTGTTGCCGCTGCTATCGCTGCTGCAACCTATGTTGCCAGAGCTACTTCTTCCTTCCTCCAGGTAGATTGTCTTCctccttttttctatttttttcaatttatttaaaaaaaatgcagcCATGCCGGTTGGCCATTGCCGCCATCACTTCGTTGTCCGTGCTGCCACCATGCCAGAAAAGTCTTTTGCACTACCATTGTCTTCAGGTAACTCACTAATTAGTTTAGAGTAGTTAATCCTAAATCCTGatttatatcattttaatttgttatgtattaaaaaatttacaattaCGATATTTGTATTAgagatttaactattttttagatttagttcatatatatttttcaaatggTTTAGCTAGTAAGCACTCATGAATACTCCCATGGTACAATCATGGTGCGAAAATAATCACTAGCAAAGCTAATACTTTATTAGCttgaaaaagtaaagaaaaaggaAGGCGCATTCTTTGTTACTTTTgcaaaacaagaacaagaaataGCAGAGTTGAAGATAGGTAATATACTGAAAATAGGGTTCCGATGCTCTTTAATAGAAGTTTTAACTTGTAAAATCTTAAATGATGATGACTTTCATACTGTCTTGATTGGAAGTTAAATATCATGTATACACTTTATAAGTTAGAGCTCTGTTTTCATTCTTTCTATTGATAATTGAATGTTTAAAAAGGAAGAAGATATCCACTTTcttcgaaaaaaaattattggagTCTAGAACTTTAGATTGAAGAGtggtgtttttttatttatttatttttttcaatgagCTCTTCAGTTACCAAATTAGTTAATAATAGTTAGCTGTATGGAGAATTCATTATACCCTAGAAATGTTATTTATTCTGACAATAGAACTGGATAATGGATATACTCTCTATTTAGCAACTAGCATGAAGTAACAGCAAAAGAGTTGGGATGAACTAGTTGTGATACTTTTGATGAGAAAGTAGAATGTTCTTAAAGGATCAGAGGCCAGATATTATCATGTACATATATTATCACTGCACTTAATTGAATTTTGTCTTGTGCATATAGCAACTCATTGATCAGtgacaaactcttaaataaagtTTAGATCCGTAAGAAATTAGTTCTTAACCTGTCGGGTTAAAGGATAGgtagcctatatatatatatatatatatatatatatatatatatatatattaaataagtaCAGAATTAAATTTATTATGCGATTATACACAATAAATTGTTACTAATAATATTACATTGATCTCTCTTCTGTTGGGTATATGAGTATAagaagatgacaaaatcttatatttatGTAGTTgtttcaaggcacgattagatcgctttctttaga
This window harbors:
- the LOC140181935 gene encoding serine/threonine-protein phosphatase 7 long form homolog, yielding MDGPLNLLFVWAWERMPCLAPVPRQTLPPAEIPVARRWSHSERTIAWLSKTVETFRHDIDFMQEQFEWRPYHGLIVPDELHAHLEVCDIVAPLLSFECVEWHPADRVMRQFGYAQPPPRAARDIPLDQHCIVLRGVQLHDWTVLHGPWIEEWANRRHSRLWDQHPLPTWDFLPTVEYRDWYVRSYGHLLRLTEYVPHDPQPPAPQPPAPQHAMFQPIPYYIPQPPAYSHGSYHTQGSHHSQHSQHSHHSQHSHPGVLTQHAPHVLSILRQPVIATSARPLRAD
- the LOC112778985 gene encoding uncharacterized protein, which gives rise to MRYDETKDPQEHVMIFEARMNLECVGGTVRCRAFPVILAGPAIHWFNSLPQGSIATFMNVSKKFLNQFTTQIAKARHPINLLDVTQWVGEPTRKYLDRFNDECLEIVGLIDFLASLCLTNGLVNEDFRKHLTTKPIWTMQEIQCIAREYINDEEFNQVVAANKRQLTTLPTRETGNAEKPREGPREVSPGRSFNPFFRVGKFTNYTALIVEVFQQIANKGILPKLRQLKDRTGGNKNLYYDYHKEFGHKTQDCFDLKDTLEQAI